The DNA segment GCATTAATTTAtccaataacataataaaaaaaattgatgtatCAAGTGGCGAGTATGTTTATGAACGACTGACACATATCGATTTGtcacataattatttagtaaGCCTACCTGACGCTATCTTCCATCGATTTAGGGAATTAGAATACCTAGATCTTTCGTATAATTACATCGACGCTGTAACCCCAATCACGTTCGAAGGCTGTcaaaatttgttgtatttaaatatgacGCATAACAGAATCTCCGATATCAATTCTTCACTTATTAggtttagtaaattaataacactcagctttaaaaataacaaattatacgaAGTTAAACGGTCGGATTTAGATAGCCTAACAAATTTAAAGCGCCTCGACCTGAGTTCAAATTCGATAGCAAATTTGGATGCAAACGCATTtgataatatgaatttattaacgAGTTTAGATTTGAGCGGGAATCAGTTGAAGACAATAGCTAAACAGATGTTTGCAAACTTAAACGATTTAAAGGAAATTAATCTTGCAGGGAACCATTTTTTGGTACTACCACGAGGAATATTCAAAGGGAAAACTGTGTCCTCATTTTTAATACAAGATAATGCCTTAACGGGGTCAATTGTAAGGGGTACCTTTGAAGGTCTACAATATGTAACACAGCTGGATTTAGGCAATCAACAATTGTCGACCATAGAAGATTACGCATTTTTCGGGTtggaaaatgtacaaaaaattcttcttaataataataatatacagtcACTatctaaaaattgttttaaattactgCAACATTTGTATGAACTGGATTTATCGGACAACAGAATTACAAATTTAGACTTCAACAAAGATGATCTTGCTAATTTACAATCTCTGTTGTTAAGAAATAACCATATAACTGAAGTGAGATTCGAatactttcacaatttaaaTTCACTACAGTTCTTAGATCtttcatacaataatatttctcaTTTAGACACAGATTCATTCAAGTCGTTAAAGGAATtaacaaattttgaaatatccaACAATCCGTTAAGTGGAGCGTTAGAAGAAAACACGTTTGAAGGACTAAATTCTTTGCCCAGTCTGGACATATCTCGTAGTATGTTGACCGCCATTTGTAACAACTCTTTTATGAGTATGATACAGCTTAGAGATCTGAATGTGTCCTATAGTAAAATTAATGAGCTGCAATACAATGCCTTCCACAAAACCGGTGCTATTCAATCGATAGATCTCTCATTCAATCAATTAGACGTGTTTAATGTTAATGCTACTGAATTGACTGGTCTACGCACTTTGTTTCTGGATGGAAATCGTCTAACCATCATTGGCAAGGACACACTGCGCGGGTTTATTAATCTAATTAAGATATCATTCTCAAATAACAATCTATTAAATGTAGACGATGACGCATTTACTGATCAGAAAGATTTACGAAGTTTAGATTTATCTTACAATCCACATTTGAACTTAAACGTGTCAGCTGTCcgcacaaattataatttaaacaatctcTATTTGAAAGGTATAACATGTGCACTTAATTTAACATACGCTAGCAATATTCCAATATTCACTATAGACATTTCTTATGCGAAACTAAAGGCTACACAGACATTAAATCTGCAACAATTAACACATCTTGACAGTCttgtgttaaataataacaatatagtgAAGCTGAATGTTACATCGTTTGCAAATTTAAAAACTCTCAGAAAACTAGATGTgagttataacaaaattaaatttatacaacCAGGGACTTTTTTGGATAATACACTGTTGCATACactaaatatatcacataacgCTTTGACCACTCTCGGTTATGGGATATTTCGTCGTTTAACCTATTTACATACCTTAGATATGTCATTCAATGAAATCGACAGCTTGCAAAATGAAAGATTTTACGAAGTAAGTAGTTTAAGTGTTCTAATAGCTGACCATAacagaataaaacaataaacgcTGACAAGCTTTTCTTGGGTACCAGCTTAAGTACCTTGAGTATTGGAGAAAATCCAATACCTTGTGACTTGCTGGTCAATTTAAGAGATAAAAACTTGCCATTTGAGATAACGGCAATTAGATTGGAAGAGACAAGTGACTATGACAATATTCACGGGGTCATTTGTAACGGAAACACCAAAGCTCACACCGCGTTGCTTAGTGATAAACATGATAATGAAGAGggtaacaaaatattgattgataTTAGAGACATattgttaagaaataataaaatcactGAAAACAAAGACACTAACATGCAACCAAGGGAGGAAACAAAATATGAAGAAGATAATAATTCCAAATTATTCAATATGTCGAATACAATtgaaaaaattgcaaataacatttacagaTTTGAATCTAACGTGGGTAATATTACCTCTCAAATACTTAATGAAAATAACCTGACTAATTCACTATTaggaaaaatttcaaaatttctcTCTACGCACTGGCATGCAATTTACACACCCGTGAAAGAAAACGGAAGCCAATCGCTCATGCCTTATATAGAGGCCGTAAAAAGTGATCTTGAAAATTCTATAGCTGAGGGAAAAGAAAAAATGGACgagatgaataaaaaaattgctattatAAACTCCGAGATAAATTCTATGCGTATAAATGACGCGCCAAAACACGAGAAGTATGTTGCTACTGAATCCCATACACAAACCGAATCGTTGTTCACAAAAACTTGCCTCGCGTTAATTCTTTCAATATTagtg comes from the Manduca sexta isolate Smith_Timp_Sample1 chromosome 16, JHU_Msex_v1.0, whole genome shotgun sequence genome and includes:
- the LOC115450310 gene encoding chaoptin-like — its product is MASYAHVAVLLSLLVTTGVSQSCNRIFDSEDCVYDVFYSSRCDMSIYSFQIGNLEYDIDRNCQYHSYNGYVPIKLQIIDTGRNNFMEQFNNIDTNIINLIIALNMSHNEYYIQEPNLIAMRNLATLDVSSNHLAIAKLTNTNELPSLTSINLSNNIIKKIDVSSGEYVYERLTHIDLSHNYLVSLPDAIFHRFRELEYLDLSYNYIDAVTPITFEGCQNLLYLNMTHNRISDINSSLIRFSKLITLSFKNNKLYEVKRSDLDSLTNLKRLDLSSNSIANLDANAFDNMNLLTSLDLSGNQLKTIAKQMFANLNDLKEINLAGNHFLVLPRGIFKGKTVSSFLIQDNALTGSIVRGTFEGLQYVTQLDLGNQQLSTIEDYAFFGLENVQKILLNNNNIQSLSKNCFKLLQHLYELDLSDNRITNLDFNKDDLANLQSLLLRNNHITEVRFEYFHNLNSLQFLDLSYNNISHLDTDSFKSLKELTNFEISNNPLSGALEENTFEGLNSLPSLDISRSMLTAICNNSFMSMIQLRDLNVSYSKINELQYNAFHKTGAIQSIDLSFNQLDVFNVNATELTGLRTLFLDGNRLTIIGKDTLRGFINLIKISFSNNNLLNVDDDAFTDQKDLRSLDLSYNPHLNLNVSAVRTNYNLNNLYLKGITCALNLTYASNIPIFTIDISYAKLKATQTLNLQQLTHLDSLVLNNNNIVKLNVTSFANLKTLRKLDVSYNKIKFIQPGTFLDNTLLHTLNISHNALTTLGYGIFRRLTYLHTLDMSFNEIDSLQNERFYEVSSLSVLIADHNRGTSLSTLSIGENPIPCDLLVNLRDKNLPFEITAIRLEETSDYDNIHGVICNGNTKAHTALLSDKHDNEEGNKILIDIRDILLRNNKITENKDTNMQPREETKYEEDNNSKLFNMSNTIEKIANNIYRFESNVGNITSQILNENNLTNSLLGKISKFLSTHWHAIYTPVKENGSQSLMPYIEAVKSDLENSIAEGKEKMDEMNKKIAIINSEINSMRINDAPKHEKYVATESHTQTESLFTKTCLALILSILVCIILYKFYKSRMFIRNRLSISTRELPGAMEHSAL